One Halopelagius inordinatus genomic region harbors:
- a CDS encoding SDR family oxidoreductase, whose protein sequence is MSVDLKHVEDQVVVITGASSGIGLTTARMAAERGAKLVLAARSEDALRELTAEITENGGEAEYVVADVSDRDDVRKIAETARESFGGFDTWVNNAGAFIYGRLQDVPVEDMRDLFETNYWGVVYGSLEAAEHLKQDGGAIINVGSVVSDRSLVLQGSYSASKHAVKGFTDALRMELHEEGAPVSVTLVKPSPIDTPYPRHAKNHMDEAARLPPPIYAPDTVARAILYCAEHPKRDVFVGSGGKSLSVLGYYASGLVDRIMETVFFRAQRKDSPSLPDAENVIDGPVGELEERGDHEGYVAERSLYTEASLRSAVPGAALAGLGLTAAALYVRDRLTRRSEESGRGRREAREGGDDSDETSFGLPRL, encoded by the coding sequence ATGAGCGTGGACCTGAAACACGTCGAGGACCAGGTCGTCGTGATAACCGGCGCGTCCTCCGGCATCGGTCTGACGACGGCGCGGATGGCCGCAGAACGGGGAGCGAAACTCGTGCTCGCCGCCCGGAGCGAAGACGCGTTGCGGGAGTTGACGGCGGAGATAACCGAAAACGGCGGGGAAGCCGAGTACGTCGTCGCCGACGTGAGCGACCGAGACGACGTCCGCAAAATCGCAGAGACGGCGCGGGAGTCGTTCGGCGGGTTCGACACGTGGGTCAACAACGCGGGTGCGTTCATCTACGGAAGGCTCCAAGACGTCCCCGTCGAAGACATGCGCGACCTGTTCGAGACGAACTACTGGGGTGTCGTCTACGGGTCGTTGGAAGCCGCCGAGCATCTCAAACAGGACGGCGGCGCGATAATCAACGTCGGGAGCGTCGTCTCGGACCGCTCTCTCGTCTTGCAAGGCAGTTACTCTGCGTCGAAGCACGCGGTCAAGGGATTCACCGACGCCCTCCGCATGGAACTCCACGAAGAGGGTGCACCCGTCTCCGTCACGCTCGTCAAACCGAGCCCGATAGACACGCCGTATCCGAGGCACGCGAAGAACCACATGGACGAGGCGGCGCGACTCCCGCCGCCCATCTACGCGCCCGACACGGTGGCGCGGGCGATTCTCTACTGCGCCGAACACCCGAAACGCGACGTGTTCGTCGGGTCCGGCGGCAAGAGCCTGTCCGTACTCGGCTACTACGCGTCGGGTCTCGTGGACCGGATCATGGAGACGGTGTTCTTTCGCGCCCAACGCAAGGACAGTCCGTCGCTCCCCGACGCGGAGAACGTCATCGACGGACCGGTCGGAGAGTTAGAGGAACGAGGCGACCACGAGGGATACGTCGCAGAGCGGAGCCTCTACACGGAGGCTTCGCTCCGGTCGGCGGTGCCCGGTGCGGCCCTCGCCGGACTCGGACTGACCGCCGCCGCGTTGTACGTCCGCGACAGACTGACGCGCCGTTCGGAGGAGTCGGGGCGCGGCCGACGCGAGGCGCGCGAGGGCGGCGACGACTCCGACGAGACTAGCTTCGGACTGCCGCGTCTCTGA
- a CDS encoding helix-turn-helix transcriptional regulator translates to MPSDDAAQFLAGTPDRRRLLARLARESAAPAALADELDLPRRSVQRHLGKFVDRGWAESSGGTYRLTVTGELVVEEHATYLDALDRIGAFDPLFRHLPDRTHAPDPRWLEDATLTAASPENPQAPVRQYIDSVRTFDTERIRMLSPVLSRLFHDAHAELAVAGVHTELVLSAATIRRARELNPAEFAVVVSVGVLDLYRHPEDLGFGLTVGDDRVLMGAYDDEGQLKACVESEHPEFVRWAGELFERYRDRSDAVTPSLSLPFDLRD, encoded by the coding sequence ATGCCTTCGGACGACGCAGCGCAGTTTCTCGCGGGGACGCCCGACAGACGGCGTCTGTTGGCGCGTCTCGCCCGAGAGTCGGCCGCGCCGGCGGCACTCGCCGACGAACTCGACCTCCCGAGACGGAGCGTGCAACGCCACCTCGGGAAGTTCGTCGACCGAGGCTGGGCCGAGTCGTCGGGCGGCACCTACCGTCTCACCGTGACGGGCGAACTCGTCGTCGAGGAGCACGCGACGTATCTCGACGCCTTAGACCGCATCGGCGCGTTCGACCCCTTGTTCCGTCACCTTCCCGACCGAACGCACGCGCCGGACCCGCGGTGGCTCGAAGACGCGACGCTCACGGCGGCGAGTCCGGAGAACCCGCAGGCGCCCGTCAGACAGTACATCGACAGCGTTCGGACGTTCGATACGGAGCGCATCCGTATGCTCTCGCCCGTCCTCAGCCGACTGTTCCACGACGCGCACGCCGAACTCGCAGTCGCGGGCGTCCACACGGAACTTGTCCTCTCCGCGGCCACGATACGGCGGGCGCGGGAGTTGAACCCCGCCGAATTCGCGGTCGTCGTGAGCGTCGGCGTCCTCGACCTCTACCGGCATCCCGAGGACCTCGGCTTCGGGCTGACGGTCGGCGACGACCGGGTACTGATGGGCGCGTACGACGACGAGGGGCAACTCAAAGCGTGCGTCGAGTCCGAACACCCCGAGTTCGTCCGGTGGGCCGGGGAGTTGTTCGAACGGTACCGGGACCGGTCGGACGCGGTGACTCCGTCTCTATCGCTTCCGTTCGACCTGCGGGACTGA